The segment CTGCTGCGCCAGGCCGAGCTGTTCACCGGCCAACTGCTGCTGGTTGGCCTGCCCGCCGACGACCTGCTGGGCCGGTTGGTCGATGCCCGCGGCTGGACCTGGCACGCCGGCGACTGGCAACGCCTGGAGGCGCGATTCCACGGGCGCTGCCACTTCGGCACCGAGGCCCCGGACGAGGATCTGGCCGGAGCCGTGCTGTTTCTCCCCAAGTCGCGTGAGCTGGCCGATTATCTGCTGCAGGCACTCGCAGCCCGGCTGCACGGTCGGCCGCTCTACATCGTCGGCGAGAAGCGCGGCGGCATCGAGCGCGCCGGCAAACAGCTGGCGGCCTTCGGCCGGCCGCGAAAACTGGACAACGCACGGCATTGTCAGCTCTGGCAAGTCGAAGTCAGCCAGGCGCCGGCTGCGCCGGAGTTGGCCCGGCTGGCCCGGCACTACCGGCTCGAACTCGCCGACGGGCCGCTCGAGGTGGTCAGCCTTCCGGGGGTGTTCAGCCATGGCCGCCTGGACCGTGGCAGTGCGCTGCTGCTGGAACATCTGGACGACCTGCCGCCAGGCCGCGTACTGGACTTCGGCTGTGGCGCCGGCGTTCTCGGTGCGGTGTTGAAGCGCCGCTATCCCGCGAGCGAACTGGTGCTGCTGGATGTCGACGCCTTCGCCGTCCGCAGCAGCGAGCTGACCCTCGCCGCAAACGGTTTGCAAGGCGAAGTGCTGGCCGGTGACGGCATCGATGCCGCGCCCCGGCAGCTGGACGCGATCGTCAGCAACCCGCCCTTCCACCAGGGTGTACACACCAGTTATGCGGCCAGCGAAGCGCTGCTGGCGAAAGCCGGCGAACACCTGCGCGCGGGCGGCGAAATCCGTCTGGTGGCCAACGCCTTCCTGCGCTATCGGCCGCTGATCGAAGCCAGTTTAGGCGCCTGCCACACCTTGGCCGAAGCCGATGGTTTCCGCATCTACCAGGCTCGCAAGGGCTGAGCGGAGGGCCGCTTTCCGACCAAGGGTTGCGCGACGGCGAGCAGTTCGGCAAACTCGCCGCCGTCCTCTGGGGGAGTAGTCTCAGGCGCGCGCAAGCGCACGCCTGGCATGCGTCAACACACTTGGTCCACAGACCATGGCGTATGCGACCGAACCGCATCTGCGGCGCTGTCTGACAAGACCCATGGCATGTACTCCTGACCCGGGCGGGCAGGCGGTGCGTGCCATGGTGATCATCTCGACCCGCCCTCAAGGAATGCCGTTTGGAAGCCCTCGCAGTCCCTACTTTCATCGTTGCCCTGGCGGAAATTGGCGACAAGACCCAGCTCCTCGCCCTGCTCCTGGCCGCCCGCTATCGCCGCCCCTGGCCGATCATCTGGGGCATCGTCGTCGCCACCCTGGCCAACCATGCCGCTGCCGGCCTGCTCGGCAACATCGTCTCCGATCTGCTGTCGCCCGTGATGCTGCGCTGGATTCTCGCCCTGAGCTTTGCCCTTGTCGCCGTCTGGACGCTTATTCCCGACCGGCTCGATGACGATGACGCCCGGCTCGGCCGCGCCTACGGGCCTTTCCTCGCCACGCTGATCGCGTTCTTCATCGCCGAGATGGGCGACAAGACTCAGGTCGCCACCGTGATGCTGGCAGCCCAGTATCCGCAACTGGTCCTCGTCGTGATCGGCACGACCCTTGGCATGCTGATCGCCAACGTCCCGGTGGTGCTGGCCAGCCACTTCGCCGCCGACCGCCTGCCCCTGACGCTGATTCGCCGGATCGCAGCGGCCGCGTTCGCCGTGCTGGCGATCTATGCAGCGTACGAGGCGGTCAGCATGAGCGGTATCGTTTCAAGCTGATACCCAGCGCAAATCCGCCGACGAAGCCAGCTGGTAGAGTGCTGATCGCAGTGCCTACCAGCGTTCGAGGAGATCAGGCTGCATGTCGGCGGATGGACGCAAGAAACGAGTCTGTACCCATATCGATCTGAGCTGGAACAAAGGCCGCCTGGCTCTTTCCGAGCAACTGCAGAGCCGCTATTTCAGCTACAAGAGCTCGGTAGGCGGGCAACCGCTCAACGCGGCCGGCTTCGCTGAACTGGTGCGCGACGTGCGCAACGCCGTTCCCGATCTGGAAGTGGTGGTCGATGAATGCCTGTGCGAAGGCCATCGGGTCGTCACCACCTGCACGGTGATGGGCACCCTCACCCGCCCGTTGCTGGGCTGCCCGGCCAACGACAAGATCTTGGCCGTCGCGGCGATTTCGCTATGGACGTTCAATTCCGCCGGGGAAATCGAGGACGTCAGTACCCTGCTCGACCTGGAGAACGCGCGCCTGCAACTGGGGTTGCACAGCGCGCTCGGCGACGGCCTTTCCACACTCTAGGCAAAACGTCCCGCCTCAGCGGCGGGCCTGCTCGTAAAGGGGCATCACCTTCGGCACGGTATTGCGCAGCGCCTCGATACGGCTGCTCGAGGAGGGGTGGGTGCTCATGAACTCCGGCGGGGCCGAGCCACCGGCGGACGCCATCTTCTGCCACAGACTGATGGCAGCCTTGGGGTTGTAACCGGCACGTGCCGCCAGTTCCAGCCCGATGAGGTCCGCCTCGTTTTCGTTGGAGCGGCTGTTGGGCAGCGTCATCAGGTATTCAACACCCATGTTCGCCAGTTGCAGGCTGCCCGCGTCGACTCCAAAGGCCGAGCCCAGCTGAGTGGCCATCTGCACGCCGTACGCCTTGGACATCGCCTCACGGCCATGCTCGCGCAAGGCATGCGCGATTTCATGCCCCATGACCGCAGCGATCTCGTCGTCGGTCAGGTTCAGCTTTTCCACCAGGCCGGTGTAGAAGATGATCTTGCCGCCGGGCCCGCAGTTGGCATTCAACTCTTCGCTGTCGATCACGTTTACATCCCAGTCCCATTGAGCCGCATCGGGTCGGAACACGCCGACCTGGGCGATCAGGCGCTGGGCAATGGCGTTGATGCGCTTGCTGATGGCACTGTTCTTCTCCAGCGCGCCCTTGCTCGCCGCCTCGCTCAGCGTTTCCTGATAGGACTGCGCGTACATCTGGTTGACCTGCTCGGTGGAGAGCATGCTGAACATGTATTGCTTGCGCTCGACGCCTACGGCCCCGCCGCTGGTCGTGTTGACAGCCTGGCAGCCGGCCATCAGCGAGGCGGCGACCAGCACGGATAGAATGTTGCGCTTGGGCATGGGCGGTACTCCGGAAGATCCGCCCGTATCCTAGAGCCAGCCCGGCGAGCAGACAACCGCTGCGCACCCGTGCCGCGGCAGGCCACTCAGTTGGCTGGCGTCAGGCATTGGGGCGCATCGAGCGCCGGGTCGTTGACGAAGGTCGCCAGCGGTCGCTCGCGCAAGGGTGGCTGCGGGCTATTCAGCAGCTCACGCAGGCGCTGCTCGGGTGTCTGCGGGTCGATCCATTCGGCACAGGCTGCCCCCGACAGCAACAGCGGCCTGCGCTGATCGGCAGCCGGCAAGGTGACCACGGCCGCGCTCAGGTACTCCTGGCCCTGAACCGGGTAACGCTCCCAGAGCGCCGCGAAGTAGATCAGCGAGTCTTCGGTGGTCATCCAGTACGGCCGCTTGCGCACGCGTCCGCGCCATTCGTAGAAGCCATTGGCCGGCAGCAAGCCGCGGCGCTGCTGATAGGCCTCGCGGAACATCGGCTGCTCGGCGAGCGTTTCCGAGCGTGCCTGCGCCGGCGTGCGGGTGAAGTCGGTCAGCCAGGCCGGCGTCAGCCCCCAGCGCACCCGGTCGAGTCGCAGCCCGCCTGCCGCGCTGCGCAACAGCAGCACCTGCGCGCCCGGCGCAAGATTCCAGTGTGGCTGCTGGTCAGCAGGAAAACCGGGGATTGCAGAGAATTCCGCATTCCAACGGAACAGGGCGAAGCGGCCACACATACACGACTCAACAGATCAGTTCACCGGGATAGCTTTCCGGTTCGTCGCCGGGCAGCGGTTCGGCGCCATTGTACGCGGCGATCAGCTGACGTGCCCGCTCCGCCTGGTCATCCTCGACCAGCAGGCCGAGCAGCCCGAGCGCAGGCAGCTCGCCCATCGCACCGAGCAGATGGCCGCCGGCAATGTACGCGCCGATTCCTTCGGCCTCCAGCATGCCGATCAGCACCTGCGCCTCGAGCAGGTCGCAGGGCTCGTAGATTCGCTGCATCAATCGTCCTCTCTACGCACGCTGAGCTGCCAGCGGGTACCGTCGGTTTCCAGCAGGAAGACCACCGGGCGGCAGCACACCGGACAATCCTCGTCGTACTGCTGATCACCGCCACTGAGATCGAGCACCGCCTCGACCGTTTCCCAGCAATAGGGACACTGATAATTCTGCACTTCCAGCATCGGCGCCTCCGCGTAACTTATCGTTATAATCGCCGCCTGATTTCGCCCGGCGCTCCGGGTGACCGAAAGACCTGGGCCGCTGACCGCGGTTCCCGTGCGGCTGCCGCGCACCGTTTCGTCAGCGCGCGGCGTGGCGTCGCGTCATGCCAGCCGCCTCCGCCTCCTTTACGAGAACATGATGGACGAATTCGAAGCCATCCGCCCCTATGCCGACGCCGAAGTACCGGCCGTCATGAACCGGCTTTTCGCCGACCGCGAGTTCCTCGACGTGCTTGCGCACTTCCGCTTCCCGCGCCTGGCCGGCGCGCTGGGCTGGGCGCTCAAACCGATGATCGCCAAGCGGCTGCACCGTGAATTCGCCGATATCGATTCGGTCGACGCTCTGCAACACCGCATCGAGAGCTATGTAGATCGCACGATCGAGCGCGCCACCGACGGGGTGACCTATTCGGGGCTCGACCAGTTGCAGCAAGGCCGCGCCTACCTCTACCTGGCCAACCACCGGGATATCGTGATGGACCCGGCGTTCGTCAACTACGCGGTCTACCACGCCGGCCTGCGCACCCCGCGCATCGCCATCGGAGACAACCTGCTGCAGCGCCCCTTCGTCAGCGACCTGATGCGCCTGAACAAAAGCTTCATCGTGCGCCGCTCCATCAGCGGGCGCCGCGAGAAGCTGGCGGCCTACCAGGTGCTGTCGGCCTACATCAATCATTCGATCCGCCAGGACGGTGAATCGGTATGGATCGCCCAGGCGGAGGGCCGTGCCAAGGACGGGGACGATCGCACCGACTCGGCAATTCTCAAGATGCTGCACATGAGCCGCAAGGACGAGCCATTTGCCGAGGCGCTGGCCGCCCTGCGCCCGACGGCCGTCTCGATCAGCTACGAATACGACCCATGCGACCAGGCCAAGGCTCGGGAGCTGTACATCCGGGCCACCACCGGCAGCTACACCAAGGCGCCCGGCGAGGACGACGCCAGCATTGCGCTGGGCATCACCGGCTACAAGGGACGGGTTCACCTCGCCTTTGGCGCGCCGATGCAGCAGATTCCCGAGGATGCCAAGGAGCTGGCCGCCGAGCTCGATCGGCAGATCCTCGGCAACTATCGCCTGTTCCCGGTTCACTACCTGGCCTATGCGATGTGGGAAGAGCGCGATGACGCACTGCAGGTGCCGACGGCCGAGAGCCTGTTCGACGCCGAAGAGGTGGCGCGGGCCAAGGCTGAATGGGGCCGGCGGTTGGCCGCTTGCCCGAGCGTGCAGCAGCCGTATCTGATTCAGCAGTACGCCAACCCGGTGCGCAACCAGTACCGGCTGAAGACCGGCCTGGCGCTCTAGCCGCGCGGCGGTCGTCAGAGCAGCCGACTGCCCCAGGAGAACAGCAGGGCCAGGCCAAGCCCGGCGAAACCGAACCGATAGAACACCTGGTTGAGCTGCACTTCGGGGCTGGGGAGCGCCGGCACGCTTGCGCCGACCTGGCGCGCCTTGGCCTGCAACACGCGCCAACGGGTTGCCAGCAGCAGCCAGCCGCCGGTGAAGGCACTCAGCAGCGCGAGCATATTGAGAATCAACGCCAGGTTCGGAACCTGCGAGAAATGCGCCTGCAGCGACATCTTTACCTCCGCTTCAGGGGGTCGATCGAGAGGCCCGCATGACGGGCGAGCGGAGTCTACCGGAGCGACCGGCACAGTGCGCGGCGTTTCCGACGGAGCGAAGGGCGAAAGTGCCATTCGCAACGGTGATATCCAAGCCTTACCCGTATGACCTTGACGGCGCTTCGGCCTCAACGGCACCCTCGGCACACCTCGAACTAGCGAGCTAGAGCCATGCAAGCCGGAGAGCGGCAGGCTGTATTAGATCGACGAGGGGCACGGTGGTCTCGACAGGAGCACCGCCGCCGGCACCGACCGAACGATCGGCAGGTGCGCGGAACCCGCCATTCATGGAGACAGGAATAAGAACAATGACAAGCAAGCTATTTAGCCTGGGGGCCCTATCACTGGCACTGCTCGGCAGCAGCGCCATGGCAGCCGTAGCGGAGGATCAGGCCGCCAAGCTCGGCCAAAGCCTGACGCCCATCGGCGCCGAACAGGCCGGCAATGCCGCCGGCACCATCCCGGCCTGGACCGGAGGCCTGCCGATGGACGCCGCGGCAGTCGACGACAACGGCTTCGTCGGCGACCCGTTCCCCGGTGATCAACCGAAGTTCACCATCACCGCGCAGAACTACGAGCAGTACAAGGACAACCTGACCCCAGGTCAGATCGCCATGCTCAAGCGCTACCCCGACACCTATCGCCTGCCCGTCTACGAGACGCGCCGCAGCGCCGCGATGCCGGCCCATATCTACGAGGCTGCCGCACACAACGCACGCAACGCCAAGCTGGTACGGGGCGGCAACGGCCTCGAAGGCTTCGATACCGCCATCGCCTTCCCGATCCCGCAGGACGGCCTCGAGGTGGTCTGGAACCACATCACCCGCTACCGCGGCGGTTCGGCCCGCCGTGTCATTGCCCAGGCCACACCGCAGGTGAACGGCAGCTTCAACCTGGTGAAATTCGTCGACGAGGTCGTCTACACCGACAGCCTCAGCGACTACTCACCGGAGAAGCACGGTAACGTGCTGTTCTACTTCAAGCAGCAGGTCACCGAGCCCTCGCGCCTGGCCGGCAACGTGCTGCTGGTCCACGAAACCCTGGACCAGGTCAAGGAGCCGCGCATGGCCTGGATCTACAACGCCGGTCAGCGCCGCGTGCGCCGTGCGCCGCAGGTTGCCTATGACGGCCCGGGCACCGCCGCCGACGGCCTGCGGACTTCCGACAACCTCGATATGTTCAACGGTGCGCCGGACCGCTACGAGTGGAAGCTGATCGGCAAGAAAGAGCTGTATATCCCTTACAACTCCTATCGCCTGGACTCGCCCAAGCACAAGTACGATGACATCATCCAGGCCGGCCATATCAATCAGGACCTGACCCGCTACGAACTGCACCGCGTATGGGAAGTCGAGGCGACGCTCAAGCCGGGCGAGCGCCATATCTATGCCAAGCGCC is part of the Stutzerimonas balearica DSM 6083 genome and harbors:
- a CDS encoding TMEM165/GDT1 family protein, translated to MEALAVPTFIVALAEIGDKTQLLALLLAARYRRPWPIIWGIVVATLANHAAAGLLGNIVSDLLSPVMLRWILALSFALVAVWTLIPDRLDDDDARLGRAYGPFLATLIAFFIAEMGDKTQVATVMLAAQYPQLVLVVIGTTLGMLIANVPVVLASHFAADRLPLTLIRRIAAAAFAVLAIYAAYEAVSMSGIVSS
- a CDS encoding ester cyclase gives rise to the protein MSADGRKKRVCTHIDLSWNKGRLALSEQLQSRYFSYKSSVGGQPLNAAGFAELVRDVRNAVPDLEVVVDECLCEGHRVVTTCTVMGTLTRPLLGCPANDKILAVAAISLWTFNSAGEIEDVSTLLDLENARLQLGLHSALGDGLSTL
- a CDS encoding 1-acyl-sn-glycerol-3-phosphate acyltransferase, which translates into the protein MMDEFEAIRPYADAEVPAVMNRLFADREFLDVLAHFRFPRLAGALGWALKPMIAKRLHREFADIDSVDALQHRIESYVDRTIERATDGVTYSGLDQLQQGRAYLYLANHRDIVMDPAFVNYAVYHAGLRTPRIAIGDNLLQRPFVSDLMRLNKSFIVRRSISGRREKLAAYQVLSAYINHSIRQDGESVWIAQAEGRAKDGDDRTDSAILKMLHMSRKDEPFAEALAALRPTAVSISYEYDPCDQAKARELYIRATTGSYTKAPGEDDASIALGITGYKGRVHLAFGAPMQQIPEDAKELAAELDRQILGNYRLFPVHYLAYAMWEERDDALQVPTAESLFDAEEVARAKAEWGRRLAACPSVQQPYLIQQYANPVRNQYRLKTGLAL
- a CDS encoding DUF1329 domain-containing protein; amino-acid sequence: MTSKLFSLGALSLALLGSSAMAAVAEDQAAKLGQSLTPIGAEQAGNAAGTIPAWTGGLPMDAAAVDDNGFVGDPFPGDQPKFTITAQNYEQYKDNLTPGQIAMLKRYPDTYRLPVYETRRSAAMPAHIYEAAAHNARNAKLVRGGNGLEGFDTAIAFPIPQDGLEVVWNHITRYRGGSARRVIAQATPQVNGSFNLVKFVDEVVYTDSLSDYSPEKHGNVLFYFKQQVTEPSRLAGNVLLVHETLDQVKEPRMAWIYNAGQRRVRRAPQVAYDGPGTAADGLRTSDNLDMFNGAPDRYEWKLIGKKELYIPYNSYRLDSPKHKYDDIIQAGHINQDLTRYELHRVWEVEATLKPGERHIYAKRHFFIDEDTWQAAEIDHYDGRGTLWRVAEAHSQYIYNVQVPLYSMETLYDLVSGRYLVMGMKNEERNPYTYNYKANSNQYTPTALRNSGVR
- a CDS encoding class I SAM-dependent methyltransferase; protein product: MDPRSEVLLRQAELFTGQLLLVGLPADDLLGRLVDARGWTWHAGDWQRLEARFHGRCHFGTEAPDEDLAGAVLFLPKSRELADYLLQALAARLHGRPLYIVGEKRGGIERAGKQLAAFGRPRKLDNARHCQLWQVEVSQAPAAPELARLARHYRLELADGPLEVVSLPGVFSHGRLDRGSALLLEHLDDLPPGRVLDFGCGAGVLGAVLKRRYPASELVLLDVDAFAVRSSELTLAANGLQGEVLAGDGIDAAPRQLDAIVSNPPFHQGVHTSYAASEALLAKAGEHLRAGGEIRLVANAFLRYRPLIEASLGACHTLAEADGFRIYQARKG
- a CDS encoding CPXCG motif-containing cysteine-rich protein, which produces MLEVQNYQCPYCWETVEAVLDLSGGDQQYDEDCPVCCRPVVFLLETDGTRWQLSVRREDD
- a CDS encoding putative signal transducing protein; protein product: MQRIYEPCDLLEAQVLIGMLEAEGIGAYIAGGHLLGAMGELPALGLLGLLVEDDQAERARQLIAAYNGAEPLPGDEPESYPGELIC
- a CDS encoding SOS response-associated peptidase; translated protein: MCGRFALFRWNAEFSAIPGFPADQQPHWNLAPGAQVLLLRSAAGGLRLDRVRWGLTPAWLTDFTRTPAQARSETLAEQPMFREAYQQRRGLLPANGFYEWRGRVRKRPYWMTTEDSLIYFAALWERYPVQGQEYLSAAVVTLPAADQRRPLLLSGAACAEWIDPQTPEQRLRELLNSPQPPLRERPLATFVNDPALDAPQCLTPAN
- a CDS encoding M48 family metallopeptidase; this encodes MPKRNILSVLVAASLMAGCQAVNTTSGGAVGVERKQYMFSMLSTEQVNQMYAQSYQETLSEAASKGALEKNSAISKRINAIAQRLIAQVGVFRPDAAQWDWDVNVIDSEELNANCGPGGKIIFYTGLVEKLNLTDDEIAAVMGHEIAHALREHGREAMSKAYGVQMATQLGSAFGVDAGSLQLANMGVEYLMTLPNSRSNENEADLIGLELAARAGYNPKAAISLWQKMASAGGSAPPEFMSTHPSSSSRIEALRNTVPKVMPLYEQARR